Proteins encoded within one genomic window of Acidithiobacillus sp. AMEEHan:
- the recA gene encoding recombinase RecA: protein MDDQRSKALAAALSQIDRQFGKGAIMRLGEQSAIKDIAVYSTGSLGLDLALGVGGLPRGRIVEIYGPESSGKTTLTLHAIASCQAAGGTAAFIDAEHALDPTYAQKLGVDLENLLISQPDTGEQALEIADMLVRSGAVDLIVVDSVAALTPKAEIEGEMGDSHVGLQARLMSQALRKLTANISRTNTLVIFINQIRMKIGVMYGSPETTTGGNALKFYASVRLDIRRIGAIKKGDEVLGNDTRVKVVKNKVAPPFREAEFAIYYGEGISRLSELVDLGVKFDILEKSGAWYSYGSERIGQGKDNARQYLKEHPEVAKAIEDKVRAAALGHPLAFAEEVPGLAEAEG, encoded by the coding sequence ATGGATGATCAACGGAGCAAGGCGCTGGCTGCGGCCCTGTCGCAAATCGACCGCCAGTTTGGCAAGGGTGCCATCATGCGCCTGGGTGAGCAGAGCGCCATCAAGGACATTGCCGTCTATTCCACGGGTTCCCTGGGGCTGGATCTGGCCTTGGGGGTCGGTGGACTGCCGCGCGGGCGCATCGTCGAGATCTATGGGCCGGAATCCTCCGGCAAAACGACCCTGACGCTGCACGCCATCGCCAGTTGTCAAGCCGCCGGCGGTACGGCGGCCTTCATCGACGCCGAACATGCCCTGGATCCCACTTACGCGCAGAAGCTCGGGGTGGATCTCGAAAATCTCCTCATCTCGCAGCCGGATACCGGCGAACAGGCACTGGAAATTGCCGATATGCTGGTGCGCTCCGGTGCCGTCGATCTCATCGTCGTGGATTCCGTGGCCGCCCTGACGCCCAAAGCGGAAATTGAGGGCGAGATGGGCGATTCGCATGTGGGTCTGCAGGCGCGGCTGATGAGTCAGGCCCTGCGCAAGCTCACTGCCAACATCTCGCGTACCAATACCCTGGTCATTTTCATCAATCAGATTCGTATGAAAATCGGCGTCATGTACGGCAGCCCGGAAACCACCACCGGCGGCAACGCCCTCAAGTTTTACGCCTCCGTGCGCTTGGATATCCGCCGTATCGGCGCGATCAAGAAGGGCGACGAAGTCCTTGGCAACGATACCCGGGTGAAGGTGGTCAAGAACAAGGTGGCCCCACCGTTCCGCGAGGCGGAGTTCGCCATCTATTACGGCGAGGGAATTTCGCGTCTGTCGGAGCTGGTCGATCTGGGGGTCAAGTTCGACATTCTGGAAAAGAGCGGGGCCTGGTACAGTTACGGCAGCGAGCGGATCGGGCAAGGTAAGGACAATGCCCGTCAGTATCTGAAAGAGCATCCGGAAGTGGCGAAGGCCATTGAGGACAAGGTGCGCGCCGCGGCCCTGGGCCACCCGCTGGCCTTTGCCGAAGAGGTGCCGGGGCTGGCCGAAGCCGAAGGGTGA
- a CDS encoding CinA family protein, with translation MNSEFPIYLPLRPAALPLAQRVATWIEWAGQPVRLSLCRELPLHSVQGVALGDFANAAAWQSAGGILLDPLDWSRLAEYLCRHWFLTAMPRTRFGVTPVDAPLPGEIWSGGGDGMALDLAPPEWALLRWAESRGWQLATAESCTAGGIAARIAALPGSSAVLRQGFVVYSNAAKEEMLGVAGKTLQVHGAVSEEVVGEMLDGALRHADLAIAVSGIAGPGGAVPGKPVGTVCLGWASRNQRELRTLCFAGDRWAVQYAAGSVAIGGLLGLLTESEHPKIGLYESLG, from the coding sequence ATGAACTCTGAATTCCCGATTTATCTTCCTCTGCGTCCCGCTGCCTTGCCGCTGGCGCAGCGGGTGGCGACGTGGATCGAATGGGCCGGGCAGCCGGTGCGGCTGTCGCTGTGCCGCGAGCTGCCGCTCCACTCTGTACAGGGCGTAGCCTTGGGAGACTTTGCCAATGCCGCTGCCTGGCAATCTGCCGGGGGAATTCTTCTCGACCCCCTCGACTGGTCGCGGCTTGCAGAATACCTTTGTCGCCATTGGTTCCTCACAGCAATGCCACGCACCCGCTTTGGCGTGACGCCGGTGGACGCGCCCTTGCCCGGAGAAATCTGGTCTGGCGGCGGGGACGGGATGGCGCTGGATCTGGCGCCGCCGGAGTGGGCCTTGTTGCGTTGGGCCGAGAGCCGCGGCTGGCAGCTGGCGACCGCCGAATCCTGCACCGCTGGTGGAATTGCCGCGCGCATCGCCGCCTTGCCGGGGTCGTCGGCCGTGCTGCGCCAGGGTTTTGTGGTATACAGCAATGCCGCCAAGGAGGAGATGCTGGGGGTGGCGGGCAAGACGCTGCAGGTGCACGGTGCCGTGTCTGAGGAGGTGGTAGGAGAGATGCTCGATGGCGCCCTGCGTCACGCCGACCTTGCGATTGCGGTCAGCGGCATTGCCGGCCCCGGCGGCGCAGTGCCCGGGAAGCCCGTCGGCACCGTTTGCCTGGGCTGGGCAAGCCGCAACCAGCGTGAGCTGCGCACCCTGTGCTTCGCCGGGGATCGTTGGGCCGTGCAATATGCTGCCGGTTCGGTCGCCATCGGCGGTCTGCTGGGCTTGCTGACAGAGAGTGAGCATCCCAAGATTGGTCTGTACGAATCCCTCGGGTAG
- the thiL gene encoding thiamine-phosphate kinase: protein MPSAEFALIAELRDALGQGRAGDGTLIGIGDDAAVLDCGGRALVACTDTLVAGRHFFADVNAADLAWKALAVNLSDLAAMGAEPRWALLNLALPVGVAGTEWRADFIRGWQALASSWALRLVGGDTVSTAGPLTVTVSALGLLEGPALQRNAAQMGDDIYVTGTLGDAALALERAFAARRGEENALLVGDDWLEQRRLRPTPRLAFAQAAQQLGARCAQDVSDGFLADLRHILSASRVGARIDADQLPLSPPLAGWVAGDWERLSRSALTGGDDYELILCAPPSLAVALQDVARRTATPLCRVGRILPVEAGVRLFWQDEERPLPARWGHEHEL from the coding sequence ATGCCCTCCGCGGAGTTTGCCCTGATTGCCGAACTGCGCGATGCCCTGGGCCAGGGGCGGGCTGGGGATGGTACCCTGATCGGCATTGGCGATGACGCGGCGGTGCTCGATTGCGGCGGACGGGCGCTGGTCGCCTGTACCGATACCTTGGTGGCGGGACGGCATTTCTTTGCCGATGTGAACGCCGCGGATCTGGCCTGGAAGGCGTTGGCAGTCAACCTCAGTGACCTCGCAGCCATGGGTGCCGAACCGCGCTGGGCCTTGCTCAATCTGGCCTTGCCTGTTGGCGTGGCAGGGACGGAGTGGCGTGCCGATTTCATACGTGGTTGGCAGGCTCTGGCATCTTCCTGGGCGCTGCGTCTGGTGGGGGGCGATACAGTGTCCACCGCTGGGCCGCTGACCGTGACAGTGAGCGCCCTGGGACTGCTGGAGGGGCCGGCCTTGCAGCGCAATGCAGCACAGATGGGCGACGACATCTACGTCACGGGCACCCTGGGCGATGCGGCACTGGCCCTGGAGCGCGCCTTTGCCGCGCGCCGGGGAGAGGAGAACGCGCTCCTGGTGGGGGACGACTGGCTGGAGCAGCGACGCTTGCGTCCTACGCCCCGCCTGGCCTTTGCGCAGGCGGCGCAGCAGTTGGGTGCCCGTTGCGCGCAGGATGTCTCGGATGGCTTTCTGGCCGATCTGCGTCACATATTGTCTGCCTCGCGGGTAGGCGCACGGATCGATGCCGATCAGTTGCCCCTGAGCCCGCCACTGGCCGGCTGGGTGGCGGGGGATTGGGAGCGACTGTCGCGCAGCGCCCTGACCGGTGGCGACGATTATGAGTTGATCCTCTGCGCGCCGCCCTCCCTGGCCGTCGCGCTGCAGGACGTGGCGCGGCGTACGGCGACGCCTCTATGCCGGGTGGGGAGGATTCTACCGGTAGAGGCGGGCGTACGACTCTTCTGGCAGGACGAAGAGCGGCCGCTGCCGGCACGATGGGGGCATGAGCATGAACTCTGA
- the gluQRS gene encoding tRNA glutamyl-Q(34) synthetase GluQRS — translation MPTDSCNNLPIRSAQVITGRFAPSPSGPLHAGSALAAIGSYLSAKTQGGRWLLRIDDIDGARCRPEAPEQILRQLDSLGLAWDGPIRYQSQHLEQYAAALRHLQEQELAYPCDCTRQSLVQRSCTCRGRPPRRPRAWRLDLRGLPHTTWYDRYLGRQEPSFPKHPPVLLRADGPFAYLLCCVVDDAEQGITEIIRGADLAAITPLQQYLQRQLGLPSAQYGHLPLVYDQNGKKLSKSDGAAAFDARIIWEQSLQAMGWDTPAELRGASPEEWRDWSLAEGVRQWNLEK, via the coding sequence ATGCCTACGGATTCCTGCAACAATCTACCGATTCGTTCGGCGCAAGTCATTACCGGCCGCTTTGCGCCGAGCCCCAGCGGACCCTTGCATGCGGGCTCGGCACTGGCGGCCATTGGCAGTTACCTGAGCGCCAAGACCCAGGGTGGTCGCTGGCTGCTGCGTATCGACGACATCGACGGCGCCCGTTGCCGGCCCGAGGCCCCCGAGCAGATCCTGCGGCAACTGGACTCCTTGGGATTGGCGTGGGACGGCCCCATTCGCTATCAGTCGCAGCATCTGGAGCAATACGCCGCGGCACTGCGACACCTGCAAGAGCAAGAGCTTGCCTACCCCTGCGACTGTACCCGACAAAGCCTCGTCCAACGGTCCTGTACCTGTCGCGGCCGGCCGCCGCGCAGACCGCGAGCCTGGCGCCTCGATCTCCGTGGACTGCCCCACACTACATGGTACGATCGCTACTTGGGACGCCAGGAGCCCAGTTTTCCCAAGCATCCCCCGGTTCTGTTGCGTGCCGATGGACCCTTTGCCTATCTGCTCTGCTGCGTGGTGGACGATGCCGAACAGGGGATTACCGAGATCATTCGCGGCGCCGACCTGGCGGCCATCACCCCTCTACAGCAGTACCTACAACGGCAACTCGGGCTTCCCTCCGCCCAATACGGACACCTACCCTTAGTCTACGATCAAAACGGCAAAAAACTCTCCAAAAGTGACGGGGCCGCTGCCTTTGATGCGCGGATCATCTGGGAACAAAGCCTGCAGGCGATGGGTTGGGACACTCCCGCGGAATTGCGCGGGGCGAGCCCCGAGGAATGGCGTGACTGGTCCCTTGCCGAAGGGGTCCGACAATGGAACCTGGAGAAATGA
- a CDS encoding DUF4124 domain-containing protein — MGSLREKVYGSQCQAQMSVTMGKTGGLSRYLVLVGACWLAMSALAPRALALPIYRWVSPEGVVSFGNQPPKDARDVQKIGEQSPTPATPPAPVAKPPQREPQQAQQKIARDEELAAKLNLLRALENYLGQRQPQIIHEDRGPSLFLYPPYPYSPYPPRQPYRPRPPRPPRPPRPPRPPQPPTVNNGLPQIPPWYTGPWPRQTP, encoded by the coding sequence TTGGGCTCCCTGCGGGAAAAGGTTTATGGTAGCCAGTGTCAGGCGCAGATGAGCGTAACGATGGGTAAAACCGGGGGTTTGTCCAGATATCTCGTCCTTGTGGGTGCCTGCTGGCTGGCGATGTCAGCCCTGGCGCCCCGGGCGCTCGCATTGCCCATTTACCGCTGGGTCTCTCCCGAGGGCGTGGTCAGCTTTGGCAACCAGCCCCCCAAGGACGCCAGGGATGTGCAAAAAATCGGCGAGCAAAGCCCGACCCCGGCTACCCCACCAGCGCCGGTCGCGAAACCACCGCAGCGGGAACCACAGCAAGCGCAGCAGAAAATTGCCCGGGATGAAGAGCTTGCCGCCAAACTCAACCTGTTACGTGCTCTGGAAAATTATCTCGGCCAACGGCAGCCGCAAATCATCCATGAGGACCGCGGCCCGTCCCTCTTTCTCTATCCGCCCTACCCCTACTCACCCTACCCCCCGCGGCAACCGTATCGGCCACGACCGCCACGACCGCCACGACCGCCACGACCGCCACGACCACCACAACCGCCAACGGTGAACAACGGGCTGCCGCAAATTCCACCGTGGTACACCGGCCCCTGGCCGCGGCAGACGCCCTGA
- a CDS encoding type II secretion system F family protein, with amino-acid sequence MATAVKGQQRQTEKVNLTDFVWEAKTADGRTRQKGEMTAASANVVKASLRRAGLTPIVVKKAPKPLLGGEGVKETSLVVMVRQLSTMINAGVPLVQSFELLVSATSQPGMRKLLKGILRHLNEGESLSQSLAHYPKYFDRLFVSLVAAGEQGGILDTILLRLADYRERSLALTKKVKSAMFYPAAIITVMIVVVVILMIFVIPVFANLFSSFGATLPLLTQVVINISNWMRGHWYIVVVTPIAAVFLFRYAYRRSDKFKVVVDRYSLKIPVLGDILLKGAVARFNRTLSTMQSAGVPILDALDTLSRVSNNAIIERSVLNARADVAAGGRISTKLKEDGVFPLMATQMLAIGEETGAVEVMSGKVADFYENEVNEAVNRMSTLMEPIIMVILGIVVGTLVVAMYMPIFKMGAVVTHGG; translated from the coding sequence ATGGCAACCGCCGTGAAGGGTCAGCAACGGCAAACGGAAAAGGTCAACCTGACCGATTTCGTTTGGGAAGCCAAGACTGCGGATGGGCGCACGCGGCAAAAGGGCGAGATGACGGCGGCCTCGGCCAATGTGGTCAAGGCCAGCCTGCGCCGGGCGGGGCTCACCCCCATCGTGGTCAAGAAGGCGCCCAAACCGCTCCTCGGCGGGGAGGGGGTCAAGGAAACCAGCCTGGTAGTCATGGTGCGTCAGCTCTCCACCATGATCAATGCGGGTGTGCCCCTGGTACAGAGTTTCGAGCTGCTGGTCTCGGCCACTTCCCAGCCCGGTATGCGCAAGTTGTTGAAAGGCATTCTGCGCCATCTGAACGAGGGCGAATCCCTGTCGCAGTCTCTGGCGCACTACCCCAAATACTTTGATCGCCTATTCGTTTCGCTGGTAGCGGCGGGCGAGCAGGGCGGTATTCTCGACACCATCCTGCTGCGTCTGGCGGACTACCGCGAGAGGAGTCTGGCCCTGACCAAAAAGGTCAAGTCGGCCATGTTCTACCCGGCAGCGATCATTACCGTCATGATCGTCGTGGTAGTGATTCTGATGATCTTCGTGATTCCCGTATTCGCCAACCTGTTCAGCAGCTTTGGCGCTACCCTGCCGCTGCTGACCCAGGTGGTCATCAATATTTCCAACTGGATGCGCGGACACTGGTACATCGTGGTGGTAACGCCCATCGCAGCGGTGTTTCTGTTTCGCTATGCCTACCGGCGCAGCGACAAATTCAAGGTGGTTGTTGACCGCTATTCCCTGAAAATTCCGGTCTTGGGCGATATTTTGCTGAAGGGCGCCGTGGCCCGCTTCAATCGTACGCTTTCGACCATGCAGTCCGCCGGCGTGCCCATCCTCGATGCCCTGGATACCCTTTCCCGGGTGTCCAATAACGCCATCATCGAAAGGAGCGTGCTCAATGCCCGTGCCGATGTTGCCGCAGGCGGGCGCATCTCTACCAAGCTCAAGGAAGACGGCGTGTTTCCGCTGATGGCCACCCAGATGCTCGCCATTGGTGAAGAGACCGGCGCCGTCGAGGTGATGTCGGGCAAGGTCGCCGATTTCTATGAAAACGAGGTCAACGAGGCGGTCAACCGCATGTCCACCCTCATGGAGCCGATCATCATGGTCATTCTGGGTATCGTGGTGGGTACTCTGGTGGTGGCCATGTATATGCCGATCTTCAAGATGGGCGCGGTCGTGACCCACGGCGGCTAA
- a CDS encoding PilZ domain-containing protein, giving the protein MSTTHTDVTLDRTPLVSLLPLRKGMNIADYHLLLVGEFDRSMVEFVPDSLCQAGADSSAVIFAADPQDPGHSFSFIGCDAHGLQFRAQGNAVWGNYRKVLVFIETAGGIYSFFSDLDGVDSAGVYHFRRPALLYQRKTRLRRRLHLDGQILLRRRSGESITGALHDLSLDGASFFLANCPVDPGESALVEFDVVDCGHCETVVTTVRREARSATLGDLVGVRLLLTKAQRKQVEHLYLCLEYPQLRHWHLDNPADAV; this is encoded by the coding sequence ATGAGCACCACCCATACCGATGTCACCCTGGACCGCACGCCGCTGGTTTCCTTGCTGCCTTTGCGCAAGGGGATGAACATTGCGGATTATCATCTGCTTTTGGTAGGAGAGTTTGACCGGAGCATGGTCGAATTCGTGCCCGACAGTCTGTGTCAGGCCGGTGCCGATAGCAGCGCGGTCATCTTTGCTGCCGATCCACAAGACCCGGGGCACAGCTTCTCGTTTATCGGTTGCGATGCGCACGGCCTGCAGTTTCGGGCGCAAGGGAACGCGGTATGGGGCAACTACCGAAAGGTGTTGGTATTCATCGAGACGGCCGGTGGCATTTATTCTTTTTTCAGCGACTTGGATGGAGTTGACTCGGCAGGGGTCTACCACTTCCGTCGCCCGGCCTTACTCTACCAACGCAAAACCCGCCTGCGCCGGCGCCTGCATCTGGATGGTCAGATCCTGTTGCGGCGGCGCAGCGGCGAGAGTATCACCGGGGCTTTGCATGACCTGAGTTTGGATGGTGCCAGCTTTTTCCTGGCCAATTGTCCAGTGGACCCCGGCGAATCGGCGCTGGTGGAGTTTGATGTGGTCGACTGCGGGCACTGCGAAACAGTGGTGACGACCGTGCGGCGCGAGGCCCGCTCTGCCACCCTCGGGGATCTGGTGGGGGTACGACTGCTGCTGACGAAGGCGCAGAGAAAGCAGGTTGAGCACCTGTACCTGTGTCTGGAATACCCGCAGTTACGCCACTGGCACCTGGACAATCCGGCTGACGCCGTCTAA
- a CDS encoding diguanylate cyclase, protein MSSDDAPRSSPGRSFWQRLGRPPQADQTVREQQQLLAWRGALSAVLVPAAEERQVLQRFCEITVQQGVADLAALLRPGPQSMLQPVALSGPRAFVSDICCTPSAAISDTQGPLGRAWREGRAWYSEERPSAAALVEWNAQAARRGLRASAILPVLRRRRVWALLLLARERQSDWASDSQMLLESTAQLLGDVLEDLAKQQLQLILGSGLRAALDSVVLTDTHRRVLYVNQSFTLMTGYKEEEICHKGLKILQGPETSLADLASLDMALRDGVAWSGKLLNYQRNGQTFWNHVSIVPVRNTAEELTHFLGILRDVSREHSLLGQLEYEARHDRLTGLANRRALDDELELALARVQRNRSSLTVCLIDLDSFKPINDRYGHDAGDHVLQVVARRLREGLRRTDYVARLGGDEFVILLEGYRTLNELTLLLAKLEPLVNAPILLPNGQEVSVQLSMGVCRYPEDGEIDVGRLLRYADLALYQAKANRQQRVQYWVFHHERILARQSAGR, encoded by the coding sequence GTGAGTAGCGACGACGCCCCCCGGAGTTCCCCTGGCCGCAGCTTCTGGCAGCGCCTGGGGCGCCCGCCGCAAGCCGACCAGACGGTGCGCGAGCAGCAGCAGTTGCTCGCTTGGCGCGGGGCCTTGTCGGCGGTATTGGTGCCGGCGGCGGAGGAACGGCAGGTGCTGCAGCGCTTTTGTGAGATCACCGTGCAACAGGGCGTGGCGGACCTGGCGGCATTGCTGCGCCCCGGCCCTCAGTCGATGCTCCAGCCGGTGGCCCTGAGTGGTCCGCGCGCTTTCGTCAGTGATATCTGCTGTACACCGAGTGCCGCCATCAGCGATACCCAGGGTCCACTGGGGAGGGCTTGGCGTGAGGGGCGCGCCTGGTACTCGGAGGAGCGCCCCTCGGCCGCGGCCTTGGTGGAGTGGAATGCACAGGCGGCGCGGCGCGGGCTGCGCGCCTCGGCCATCCTGCCGGTGTTGCGGCGCCGGCGGGTCTGGGCCCTGCTGCTGCTGGCGCGGGAGCGGCAAAGCGACTGGGCGAGCGACAGCCAGATGCTCCTCGAATCCACGGCGCAGTTGCTGGGCGATGTCCTCGAAGACCTCGCCAAACAGCAGTTGCAGCTCATTCTCGGCTCGGGCCTGCGCGCCGCCCTGGACAGTGTGGTGCTCACCGACACGCACCGGCGGGTGCTCTATGTCAATCAGAGCTTCACCCTGATGACGGGCTACAAGGAAGAAGAGATCTGCCACAAGGGGCTGAAGATCCTGCAAGGCCCGGAGACCAGTCTGGCGGATCTGGCGAGCCTCGACATGGCCTTGCGCGATGGCGTTGCGTGGTCTGGCAAGCTGCTGAATTACCAGCGGAATGGGCAGACGTTCTGGAATCACGTGAGTATCGTCCCGGTTCGCAACACCGCCGAGGAGTTGACCCATTTTCTGGGCATTTTGCGCGACGTGAGCCGCGAGCATTCGCTCTTGGGGCAACTGGAGTACGAGGCCCGCCACGACCGCCTGACCGGGCTGGCCAACCGCCGCGCCCTAGACGACGAACTGGAGCTGGCCCTGGCGCGGGTGCAGCGCAATCGCTCCAGCCTTACCGTCTGCCTGATCGATCTGGATTCCTTCAAGCCCATCAATGACCGCTACGGCCACGACGCGGGTGATCATGTGCTGCAGGTGGTGGCTCGCAGGCTGCGCGAGGGCCTGCGGCGCACCGATTATGTGGCGCGTTTGGGTGGCGATGAATTCGTCATCCTGCTGGAGGGCTACCGCACCCTCAACGAACTGACCCTACTGCTGGCCAAGCTGGAGCCCCTGGTCAACGCGCCCATTCTGCTCCCCAACGGGCAAGAGGTTTCGGTGCAACTGAGCATGGGTGTCTGCCGCTATCCCGAGGACGGGGAGATCGATGTCGGCCGCCTGTTGCGCTATGCCGATCTGGCGCTCTATCAGGCCAAGGCGAACCGGCAGCAGCGCGTCCAGTACTGGGTGTTTCACCACGAGCGGATACTGGCACGGCAAAGCGCGGGCAGATGA
- a CDS encoding prepilin-type N-terminal cleavage/methylation domain-containing protein — translation MDGKCLGAESQLCGSALEEGFTLIELMIVIAIIGILAAIALPQYFQYIETAKAQTVAGNFKLAVDAVANAYAATSNAVSTNLYDTLNGQAAHDVADPVYGQGTPAFVTGGTASACGQVQISASTISAGGPSPTTVKVITSGCAGNLGTSIARACSAAGFPSAATASGVIITQNGGITP, via the coding sequence ATGGATGGAAAATGTTTGGGCGCTGAGTCGCAACTGTGTGGCTCGGCCCTGGAGGAAGGCTTTACCTTGATTGAGCTCATGATCGTGATTGCGATCATCGGCATTCTCGCCGCCATCGCCCTTCCCCAGTATTTCCAGTACATCGAAACCGCCAAGGCGCAGACCGTGGCAGGCAATTTCAAACTGGCGGTGGATGCCGTAGCCAATGCCTATGCCGCGACCAGCAATGCGGTCTCGACCAATCTCTACGACACCCTCAACGGCCAGGCGGCCCACGACGTGGCAGACCCCGTCTATGGCCAGGGTACGCCGGCCTTCGTTACCGGTGGTACGGCCTCGGCGTGCGGGCAAGTCCAGATCAGCGCCAGCACCATCAGCGCCGGTGGGCCGTCACCCACCACCGTCAAAGTCATCACCAGCGGCTGTGCCGGCAATCTGGGCACCTCCATCGCCCGCGCCTGCAGTGCCGCCGGCTTTCCCAGCGCCGCTACCGCCTCGGGCGTCATCATTACCCAAAACGGCGGGATTACCCCCTAG
- a CDS encoding prepilin-type N-terminal cleavage/methylation domain-containing protein: MSMKVQQAKRAAEAGFTLIELMIVIAIIGILAAIAIPQYEQYIETSKATTVTQDFHQFVTQSTAAVAAASAGQTTSVAIPNINVQGCVSFAPTGYGTGGGTPPTGYAYYTVAPNLSSNLTLKMDWSTCTSGGLKNAITSALTAQGISASSNTITATITPDGAVTYS; encoded by the coding sequence ATGAGCATGAAAGTACAGCAAGCGAAGCGGGCCGCGGAGGCCGGTTTCACCCTCATCGAGCTGATGATCGTCATTGCCATCATCGGCATTCTGGCCGCCATCGCCATTCCCCAGTATGAGCAGTACATTGAGACTTCCAAGGCAACGACCGTAACACAAGATTTCCACCAATTTGTGACGCAAAGCACTGCCGCTGTAGCTGCGGCGTCGGCTGGGCAAACCACGAGTGTTGCAATACCCAATATCAATGTTCAGGGGTGTGTGAGTTTTGCTCCAACGGGCTATGGAACGGGTGGAGGCACCCCGCCCACTGGCTACGCATATTACACCGTTGCGCCGAATTTGTCATCCAACCTAACTCTCAAAATGGACTGGAGTACCTGCACTTCGGGTGGGTTGAAGAATGCTATTACTTCAGCGCTCACAGCTCAGGGCATTTCGGCAAGTAGCAATACGATCACTGCAACGATTACTCCTGACGGTGCAGTAACTTACAGCTAA
- a CDS encoding sel1 repeat family protein, giving the protein MSLEISVMLASLLTGKTTKTIYRWVDDGILTPRQSGADGKGSFLLALPDLEAHLSLPLSAELEAALRNAMEGKAAGFHTVALIFLEAGQPDIAIRWLEMAAKKGHADAMEWLATGYLEGLGTEVNVAHGIEWLGKAAMAGHPVALAKLRALDS; this is encoded by the coding sequence ATGTCCTTGGAGATTTCGGTAATGCTGGCAAGCCTGCTGACGGGAAAAACCACCAAAACGATCTATCGCTGGGTGGACGACGGCATACTGACCCCGCGGCAGTCCGGAGCAGACGGCAAAGGCAGCTTTTTGCTGGCCCTGCCGGATCTGGAAGCGCATCTCAGCCTGCCGCTCTCCGCCGAACTGGAAGCCGCCCTGCGGAATGCCATGGAAGGCAAGGCCGCCGGTTTCCACACCGTGGCCCTGATCTTTCTGGAAGCCGGGCAGCCGGACATTGCCATCCGCTGGCTGGAGATGGCCGCCAAGAAGGGACACGCCGACGCCATGGAGTGGTTGGCCACCGGCTATCTGGAAGGGCTCGGCACCGAGGTCAATGTCGCCCACGGCATCGAATGGCTGGGGAAGGCAGCCATGGCCGGCCATCCCGTCGCCCTCGCCAAGCTCCGCGCCCTGGACTCCTGA
- a CDS encoding type II toxin-antitoxin system ParD family antitoxin, translated as MAKNTSVSLGDHFDQFIAAQLSKGRYSSATEVVRAGLRLLENEEQKLEVLRQLIAEGRASGTAEYSYESFMDELDNELR; from the coding sequence ATGGCCAAGAACACCAGTGTGAGCTTGGGAGACCACTTCGACCAGTTTATCGCCGCCCAACTTTCCAAGGGACGCTACAGCTCCGCTACGGAAGTAGTGCGGGCAGGCTTGCGCCTGCTCGAGAACGAGGAGCAGAAACTGGAAGTATTGCGCCAGTTGATTGCGGAAGGCCGAGCCAGTGGAACTGCTGAGTACAGCTATGAGAGTTTTATGGATGAACTCGATAACGAATTGCGTTGA
- a CDS encoding type II toxin-antitoxin system RelE/ParE family toxin codes for MGTFSLTHAAKNDLRGIARYTEERWGRAQRRHYLKGLHDALQRLADSPALGIACDYIEPGLRKHPFQSHVVFYDVISDEEIQVVRVLHKRMDVHQAVFSA; via the coding sequence ATGGGCACATTTTCCCTGACCCATGCAGCCAAAAATGATTTGCGTGGCATTGCTCGCTACACGGAAGAGCGCTGGGGGCGCGCGCAACGCCGGCACTACTTGAAGGGCTTGCATGACGCATTGCAAAGGCTGGCTGATTCTCCAGCACTCGGAATCGCTTGCGATTATATCGAACCGGGCTTGCGCAAGCACCCTTTCCAGAGCCATGTGGTTTTTTACGACGTTATCTCCGACGAGGAAATTCAGGTGGTCCGCGTTCTGCACAAAAGGATGGATGTTCATCAGGCTGTTTTCTCCGCCTGA
- the groES gene encoding co-chaperone GroES: MKLRPLHDRVVIRRLEEEQKTAGGIIIPDTAKEKPVRGEVVSVGKGKIMEDGKVRSLDVKAGDHVLFAKYAGTEIKVEGEELLVMREDDIMAVIEK, from the coding sequence ATGAAACTGCGTCCGTTGCACGATCGCGTTGTCATCCGTCGCCTGGAGGAAGAGCAGAAAACCGCCGGGGGCATCATCATTCCCGATACCGCCAAGGAAAAGCCCGTGCGTGGCGAAGTGGTTTCCGTGGGCAAAGGCAAGATTATGGAAGATGGCAAGGTGCGTAGCCTCGATGTCAAGGCTGGTGACCATGTTCTCTTCGCCAAGTACGCCGGTACGGAAATCAAGGTCGAAGGCGAGGAACTGCTGGTGATGCGGGAAGACGACATCATGGCGGTCATCGAGAAGTAA